DNA sequence from the Bradyrhizobium sp. CIAT3101 genome:
GGAGTCGGCTTTGCGCCGTATTCTCGCTGGCTGCGACCTCGATCGCAGGCTTGCCAGCTTTGACGCAATTCTCCTCGCTCCATTTCTCGATTCCCTGGATCTCGATTAGGCTTGAACGTGTCGCCGCCACGCGCTTGCCGCATAAAGCCTTGAGGTTCGCGAAGCGCTCGGCTTTCTGACTTAAGGTATAAAATATCTGGTTAGAATATACGTAATCAAGGAAGTTTGCATTGGCTCGACGCTCGGGCGTATCTCCCATTGTGCCCAAAAGGATATCGGCGCGCTTTGTATTCAACGGCGCAAAGCTGATCATCAAGGCATAGCTCGTCTCGGTCCAGATGACGTCCGCTCCCATCGTTCTTGCCATCGCCTCTAGAACATCAATGTTGAAGCCGGCTACCTTGCCAGCCTTTTCATCCTTGAATTCGAACGGAGGATAGGTGGTCAACGCCATTGCGTTGATAACTCTCTTTGCGCTTTGCGCGCACGCATCAACGGCGATGATGCTAAAGATGACTGCAGCAGCGCTCATGGTTAGGCGGCGAGTACGGTTTGGTAACATTTGGAACTCCTATGCTACTTTGAAAAGATGTGCATCCGCTTCAATGAAGCGGATGCAATTGGCCCCCGAATGCGAGCAAGCGCT
Encoded proteins:
- a CDS encoding transporter substrate-binding domain-containing protein, giving the protein MLPNRTRRLTMSAAAVIFSIIAVDACAQSAKRVINAMALTTYPPFEFKDEKAGKVAGFNIDVLEAMARTMGADVIWTETSYALMISFAPLNTKRADILLGTMGDTPERRANANFLDYVYSNQIFYTLSQKAERFANLKALCGKRVAATRSSLIEIQGIEKWSEENCVKAGKPAIEVAASENTAQSRLLVQQDRADAAITGEGVIAFQNKLEGNQYAVISKPVVKLMTGFAFRKDNLQFGEELKIALAGVIADGTYDQLLHKWGLTDQASIEQPMINGQP